In the genome of Gloeotrichia echinulata CP02, one region contains:
- a CDS encoding secondary thiamine-phosphate synthase enzyme YjbQ → MTHYQKLLRVSTTGKSFYNITSKIAAIVAESGVETGLCTLFLRHTSASLVIQENADPDVLVDLADFMAKLVPESGKYIHDAEGADDMPAHIRTALTHTSEHIPINGGHLVLGTWQGIYIWEHRQLNHTRELVVHISG, encoded by the coding sequence ATGACTCATTACCAAAAGCTACTGAGAGTTTCCACGACTGGTAAATCGTTTTATAATATCACCTCAAAAATTGCCGCGATTGTTGCTGAGTCGGGGGTGGAAACTGGACTGTGTACTTTATTTTTACGCCACACTTCAGCCAGTTTGGTCATTCAAGAAAACGCCGATCCTGATGTGCTTGTGGATTTAGCTGATTTTATGGCGAAACTTGTGCCAGAATCAGGTAAATATATCCATGATGCGGAAGGAGCGGATGATATGCCGGCACATATCCGTACAGCCCTCACCCACACTTCGGAACACATCCCCATTAATGGCGGTCACTTGGTGCTGGGAACTTGGCAAGGTATCTATATATGGGAACACCGTCAGCTTAATCATACCAGAGAGTTGGTTGTCCACATTTCTGGATGA
- a CDS encoding RRXRR domain-containing protein — protein MPTKASRARRWLKEGKAKVIHNDLGIFQIQLTNRHYLKTKNTQPIAVGIDPGKLYTGMAVQSAKFTLWLAHLQLPFKTVRDRMEQRAMMRRGRRGRRINRKIAFKLRAHRQARFDNRRQRGIPPSILANRELELRVLDELSLIYPITTIVYEVIKARGDKEFSPVMVGQKWQLENLRSDWDFCFELNGWETSNIRRELGLEKQKHSKGDAIPATHAVDGIALACSVFIKYGIIDRHSRGWKGDVTVTPAPFTVIRRPPISRRQLHLMVPSKGGIRRKYGGTVTRHGFRKGDYVEATQGNKTYRGWVSGDTEKQVSVSDADWKRLGQFSKNKVRLIQRSTGLIVTNQSKAVL, from the coding sequence ATGCCTACAAAGGCTAGCAGAGCAAGACGTTGGTTGAAAGAGGGGAAAGCAAAGGTCATTCACAACGACCTGGGTATTTTCCAAATCCAACTAACCAACCGCCACTATCTAAAAACTAAGAATACCCAGCCTATCGCCGTAGGAATTGACCCAGGAAAGCTATACACGGGTATGGCGGTACAATCTGCGAAGTTTACCCTCTGGCTAGCGCATCTCCAATTACCATTTAAAACCGTGCGAGACCGTATGGAGCAACGCGCCATGATGCGAAGGGGTCGCCGGGGTCGCAGAATTAACCGCAAAATAGCGTTTAAACTTCGCGCTCATCGTCAAGCAAGATTTGATAATCGTCGCCAACGTGGTATTCCTCCTAGCATTCTGGCTAATCGAGAATTAGAACTAAGAGTGCTGGACGAGTTATCGCTGATTTACCCCATCACTACCATCGTCTACGAAGTAATAAAAGCGCGTGGAGATAAGGAATTTAGTCCTGTAATGGTGGGTCAAAAATGGCAGTTAGAAAATCTCCGCAGCGATTGGGACTTCTGCTTTGAACTTAACGGGTGGGAAACCTCAAACATTAGGCGGGAACTGGGACTAGAAAAACAGAAACACTCAAAAGGCGATGCAATTCCAGCAACTCACGCAGTAGATGGTATAGCGCTCGCTTGCAGTGTATTCATCAAATACGGCATCATTGACCGCCATTCAAGAGGCTGGAAAGGGGATGTTACCGTAACTCCCGCACCATTTACAGTTATTCGTCGTCCGCCAATATCGCGCCGCCAACTTCATCTAATGGTTCCCTCAAAAGGTGGGATTAGAAGGAAATACGGCGGTACTGTTACCCGTCACGGTTTCCGAAAGGGCGACTACGTTGAGGCTACCCAAGGTAATAAAACCTATCGCGGCTGGGTAAGTGGCGATACTGAAAAACAAGTTTCTGTCTCTGATGCTGACTGGAAGCGGTTAGGTCAATTCAGCAAAAACAAAGTGCGATTGATTCAGCGTTCAACTGGACTAATTGTCACTAATCAAAGCAAAGCCGTCCTATAA
- a CDS encoding glycosyl transferase, protein MERPIIYIAITNHGFGHATRTASLVATIQRLYKDVGDLGLDPLLIMVTTAPRWLLECYIEGDFIHRPRAFDLGVVQADSLTMDKEATLEKLRDIKKNQNSLIASEVNFIRQNRVNLILADIPFLAPLMAKAANIPCWMVSNFGWDLIYRDWGEEFREIADWISNCYSKSDRLFRLPFHEPMPAFKNIIDVGLTGGTPRVAVDDLRASWGITAPKEKTILLTFGGLGLQQIPYDNLQKFADYQFIVFDQSAPDLPNLVKISDKKYRPVDFMPLCARVVSKPGYGTFAEATKLDVPIVTITREDFAEAAFMLEGVQNYNQHQILTPDEFFQGSWDFLSQPLQPRKQPQPIAKDGNEVIAQAVINYLC, encoded by the coding sequence ATGGAACGCCCAATTATATATATAGCTATCACTAATCATGGTTTTGGTCATGCTACTCGCACAGCATCGTTGGTGGCGACAATTCAAAGGTTGTATAAAGATGTAGGGGATCTAGGCCTAGATCCCCTACTAATTATGGTGACTACTGCCCCACGGTGGTTGCTAGAGTGTTATATAGAAGGGGATTTTATCCATCGTCCCCGTGCTTTTGATTTGGGTGTGGTGCAAGCAGATAGCTTGACTATGGATAAAGAGGCGACCTTAGAAAAGTTAAGAGATATTAAGAAAAATCAAAATTCGTTGATTGCTTCGGAAGTCAATTTTATTCGGCAAAATCGGGTTAATCTGATTTTGGCAGATATTCCCTTCCTCGCCCCTCTCATGGCTAAGGCGGCGAATATCCCCTGTTGGATGGTAAGTAATTTTGGTTGGGATTTAATCTACCGTGATTGGGGTGAGGAATTTCGGGAAATTGCTGATTGGATTAGTAATTGTTATTCCAAAAGCGATCGCCTATTCCGTCTGCCTTTCCATGAACCGATGCCGGCTTTCAAGAATATTATAGATGTGGGATTAACTGGTGGTACTCCCCGTGTTGCTGTTGATGATTTACGCGCTAGTTGGGGTATAACTGCACCCAAAGAAAAGACTATTTTGCTTACCTTTGGTGGTTTGGGTTTGCAGCAGATTCCCTATGACAACCTGCAAAAATTTGCCGATTATCAATTTATTGTCTTTGATCAATCTGCTCCTGATTTACCCAATTTGGTGAAGATTAGTGACAAAAAATATCGCCCTGTCGATTTTATGCCTCTTTGTGCGCGAGTAGTTTCTAAACCGGGTTACGGTACTTTCGCGGAAGCGACAAAACTTGATGTACCTATCGTGACAATTACTCGCGAAGATTTTGCGGAAGCGGCTTTTATGTTAGAAGGTGTGCAGAATTATAACCAACATCAAATTCTCACGCCAGATGAATTTTTTCAAGGTTCCTGGGATTTTCTCTCTCAACCTCTCCAACCACGAAAGCAACCCCAACCCATTGCTAAGGATGGTAATGAAGTTATCGCCCAGGCTGTGATTAATTATCTTTGCTAA
- a CDS encoding aminotransferase class V-fold PLP-dependent enzyme has protein sequence MSISVAKNRLHQHREQFPALGNKIYFNYGGQGPIPQGALDAIHQAQIHIQEIGPFSAEVANWINQEKKAVKDAIASELHAPSDTITLTENVSVGCNIGIWGIDWRQRDHLLLSDCEHPSVIATTQEIARRFGVEVTTCPLMATLNEGDPVTVIAQHLRPNTRLVVLSHVLWNTGQVLPLDKIVKLCRNNHSLLLIDAAQSVGLLPLNLTELGVDFYAFTGHKWLCGPAGVGGLYVRPEVREILQPTFIGFRGVVAANPVNWHPDGRRYEVATSAYELYVGLRQAIAVHQQWGTPQERYEQILHNSEYLWRGLTALPQVQCLRTSPPESGLISFQFTNQLQSLKLVQFLESQRILTRTIAHPNCIRATVHYLTLESEIDQLVDGVQRFITASSSE, from the coding sequence GTGAGTATTTCCGTTGCCAAAAATCGCTTGCATCAGCATCGAGAGCAATTTCCAGCTTTAGGGAATAAGATTTATTTTAATTACGGTGGACAAGGACCGATACCGCAAGGGGCGCTGGATGCGATTCACCAAGCTCAAATTCATATCCAGGAGATTGGTCCGTTTAGTGCTGAGGTGGCTAACTGGATTAATCAAGAGAAGAAAGCTGTCAAAGATGCGATCGCCTCTGAGTTACATGCACCATCGGATACAATTACTCTGACGGAAAATGTCTCTGTTGGTTGCAATATCGGGATTTGGGGTATAGATTGGCGCCAACGCGACCATCTGCTACTTTCTGATTGCGAACACCCAAGTGTGATTGCTACTACACAAGAAATCGCCCGGAGATTCGGGGTGGAAGTTACTACCTGTCCCCTGATGGCGACTTTAAATGAGGGGGACCCTGTAACAGTTATTGCTCAACACCTGCGCCCCAATACTCGCCTTGTGGTTTTAAGTCATGTGCTGTGGAATACGGGTCAAGTTTTACCTCTTGACAAAATTGTTAAATTATGCAGAAATAATCATTCCCTACTGCTGATAGACGCTGCCCAGTCTGTTGGTTTATTACCTTTAAATTTAACTGAATTAGGTGTAGATTTCTACGCTTTTACGGGTCACAAGTGGTTATGTGGACCTGCGGGTGTGGGTGGTTTGTATGTGCGCCCAGAAGTCAGAGAAATTTTGCAGCCTACATTTATCGGTTTTCGTGGCGTTGTGGCTGCGAACCCTGTGAATTGGCATCCTGATGGGCGAAGATATGAAGTAGCCACCTCAGCTTATGAATTGTACGTGGGTTTAAGGCAGGCGATCGCCGTTCATCAGCAATGGGGAACGCCACAGGAGCGTTATGAGCAAATTCTCCATAACAGTGAGTACCTTTGGCGAGGGTTGACGGCGTTACCCCAAGTCCAATGTTTACGAACTTCCCCACCCGAAAGCGGTTTAATCTCTTTCCAATTCACCAACCAGCTACAAAGTCTCAAGTTGGTGCAATTTTTGGAGTCACAACGGATATTAACCCGCACAATCGCCCATCCTAACTGTATCCGCGCCACGGTTCATTATTTGACTTTAGAGTCGGAGATTGACCAATTGGTTGACGGCGTGCAAAGATTTATTACAGCATCTTCCTCTGAATAG
- a CDS encoding TM0106 family RecB-like putative nuclease, which produces MLINAELLLQYQRCKRRPYLDTHGDKSQRDEANELLLKLQQDKIAYQLGVLSKLTYHQPNYPRFNWQAGHVATLELMQQGVDYIRHGVLLLNYNEWTDFAGEHQQYTLLSCPDLLAKQPGKSRFGDWIYVSASLELGKRPKQEYQVVAAFHTQILATVQQVAPQTAWLLLRTKDTAYPVDLSKWTPQMQEILAELIQALELLEAPEVFIARQKCHLCHWYNQCYAIAQSQKHLSLLPGVTPIRYSQLQALSITTVESLANTSPRVLESLLGFDAQVASKLIVQAQSVLENRPLILPNPPPIEDIIFTAPIEIYFDIEAQPDLNLNYLLGVLVVDRQTNTEQFYSFLAENPAAEKLIWQQFLNLVEQYPQAPIYHFCVYELDTVKRLAKLYDTPYSSVRPVLNRFVDVYEQLIQSVALPVESYALKAIARWLGFEWRNPEASGAKCIYWYDQWLETGDRTLLEIIQQYNEDDCRATRNVKDWLVNFFQPEYYRQLP; this is translated from the coding sequence ATGCTAATCAATGCTGAACTCCTACTGCAATATCAACGCTGCAAACGCCGACCTTATTTAGATACTCACGGTGACAAAAGCCAGCGAGATGAAGCCAATGAATTGCTGCTCAAACTACAGCAAGATAAAATCGCTTATCAGTTGGGTGTGTTATCCAAACTGACCTATCACCAACCAAACTATCCACGCTTCAACTGGCAAGCAGGGCACGTAGCCACATTAGAATTGATGCAGCAAGGAGTTGATTACATTCGTCACGGAGTGCTGTTACTAAATTACAACGAGTGGACAGACTTTGCAGGCGAACATCAACAATATACCCTCCTCAGTTGTCCCGATTTACTCGCCAAACAGCCAGGAAAATCCCGCTTTGGTGATTGGATATACGTTAGCGCAAGTTTAGAACTAGGTAAACGCCCCAAGCAAGAATATCAAGTAGTAGCAGCATTTCACACCCAAATATTGGCGACAGTCCAGCAAGTTGCACCCCAGACAGCATGGTTACTATTGCGTACCAAAGATACAGCATATCCAGTGGATCTATCCAAATGGACGCCACAGATGCAAGAGATTTTGGCAGAATTGATTCAAGCTTTAGAGTTGTTGGAGGCGCCAGAGGTATTTATCGCCCGTCAGAAATGCCATCTTTGCCATTGGTACAATCAATGTTATGCGATCGCCCAATCTCAGAAACATCTATCATTATTACCAGGCGTCACACCCATTCGCTATAGCCAACTCCAAGCACTTTCCATCACCACAGTAGAATCCCTCGCCAATACCAGTCCCAGGGTTCTAGAAAGTCTACTTGGTTTCGATGCTCAAGTTGCATCCAAGCTCATAGTACAAGCTCAATCTGTCCTGGAAAATCGGCCGTTGATCTTACCCAACCCACCACCAATCGAAGACATCATATTTACAGCCCCCATAGAAATTTACTTTGATATTGAAGCCCAACCAGACTTAAATTTAAATTATCTTTTAGGCGTTTTAGTCGTTGACAGACAAACCAACACCGAACAGTTTTATTCTTTTTTAGCAGAAAATCCAGCAGCAGAAAAATTAATTTGGCAGCAATTTCTCAATTTAGTTGAGCAATATCCCCAAGCGCCAATATATCATTTTTGTGTCTACGAATTGGATACAGTCAAAAGGCTAGCAAAGCTTTATGACACACCATATTCCTCCGTGCGACCTGTATTAAATCGGTTTGTCGATGTATATGAACAATTAATTCAAAGCGTCGCCTTACCAGTAGAAAGCTACGCCCTCAAAGCCATTGCTCGTTGGTTAGGATTCGAGTGGCGTAATCCAGAAGCCAGCGGAGCCAAGTGTATATACTGGTATGACCAGTGGTTAGAAACAGGCGATCGCACCTTATTAGAAATAATTCAACAATACAACGAAGACGACTGCCGCGCCACCCGCAATGTTAAAGACTGGTTAGTCAACTTTTTCCAGCCAGAATATTATCGACAACTACCTTGA
- a CDS encoding esterase-like activity of phytase family protein, with translation MQRLKKLLSWPRIIYFILPILIISLCLGNLASAAVTVTNIELIGQAILPTGLTFQKTQVGGLSGITYDQKKDLYYAISDDRSEKAPARFYTLKIDLSKGTLQKNGVVPVGVTTLLNENGEKFPPGTSDTEGIALTSKETIFISSEGDVSKLINPFIQEFSLSSGKVITKLPIPDKFLPDKNGKQGIRQNLAFESLTITPDEKNLFTASENALIQDGPAAQPKISSPCRIIQYNLLTNQPEKEYLYQTEPVSPLFNITGKFASGLPDLIALDNQGNFLSLERTFSGLGFGISLFEVSLENADDIHDINSILSVDSKKIKPVQKKLLLDLRNLDLLLDNIEGLTLGPQLPDGQRTLILVSDNNFNKLQRTQILAFKLKIETPIMRFWRSIIRIFNR, from the coding sequence ATGCAGCGCCTGAAAAAACTGTTATCCTGGCCAAGAATTATTTACTTTATTCTCCCAATTCTGATTATTAGCCTCTGCTTGGGCAACTTAGCATCAGCAGCTGTAACAGTCACTAACATAGAGTTGATCGGACAAGCCATATTACCCACAGGATTAACCTTCCAAAAAACTCAAGTAGGAGGGTTATCTGGAATTACCTACGACCAAAAAAAAGACCTTTATTACGCCATCTCCGACGACCGTAGCGAAAAAGCACCCGCCCGTTTTTACACCCTGAAAATTGACCTCAGCAAAGGTACATTGCAAAAAAACGGCGTTGTTCCCGTTGGTGTCACCACCTTATTAAATGAAAATGGAGAAAAGTTTCCTCCAGGTACCAGTGATACAGAAGGAATTGCTTTAACTAGCAAAGAAACAATCTTCATTTCTTCTGAAGGTGATGTCAGCAAACTCATTAATCCATTTATTCAAGAATTCTCACTATCTTCTGGTAAAGTAATCACAAAATTACCCATACCAGACAAATTTTTACCTGATAAAAATGGTAAACAAGGTATCCGCCAAAACTTAGCATTTGAAAGCCTGACCATCACACCAGACGAAAAGAATCTGTTCACAGCCAGCGAAAATGCGCTAATTCAAGATGGTCCAGCAGCCCAACCCAAAATCAGCAGTCCTTGTCGAATTATACAATACAACCTACTCACCAACCAACCAGAAAAGGAATATCTTTACCAGACAGAACCAGTCTCACCTCTATTCAATATTACTGGCAAATTCGCCAGCGGATTACCTGATTTAATTGCACTCGATAATCAAGGAAACTTTCTGAGTTTAGAAAGGACTTTTAGTGGCTTAGGATTTGGTATTTCCCTCTTTGAAGTTTCCTTAGAAAATGCTGATGACATTCATGATATCAACAGCATTTTGAGTGTTGACAGCAAAAAAATCAAACCAGTCCAGAAAAAACTACTGTTAGATTTGAGAAATCTAGACTTACTGCTAGACAACATCGAAGGCTTAACCCTCGGTCCCCAATTACCAGATGGACAACGCACATTAATTCTCGTCAGCGATAACAATTTCAATAAATTGCAACGCACCCAGATACTAGCCTTTAAACTCAAAATCGAAACACCAATCATGAGGTTCTGGCGCAGTATAATCCGCATATTCAACCGCTGA
- a CDS encoding serine/threonine-protein kinase — translation MLQNHIEENMVTSKTELDIYIGKFLSNRYLIRDLIGKGGMGRVYLAEDVAKGGMPVAIKILSLSLGDQQMSQRFAREIFIGAQLGRKSKNIVRMLSYGVTEDKIPFYVMEYLQGKNLKQILKHQELTIPKFLDICQQICLGLQCAHQGISLKGEIYPVVHRDIKPENIFIVEDTNKGNIVKILDFGIAKFLTERSGMTLTESFIGSLPYCSPEHMEGRKLLDVRSDIYSLGVLMFEMLTGKHPFQKTSNSFGSWYQAHRFQAPPTFEDANSQVKIPQELQKLVMTCLAKEVSDRPQNIPEILEILEQFAWRNENDICMGSDSFEAAYPVQLIPVTSLSEKECLQKTWPKNKPIATIGFPYLLHTLQGTIPTFWAMLPKQEIDKFLDKTQGTEFVAKMNVYPMLLWVTVLYDAELSLTRWLSYFLNMKDSKGQNIVRGLAEKGYYHLLFFSLEAPHNCVHVITLNISAKQRQQLTDWLANSQEANEFISAKQAQIILKAEYERIKGKILRKLTAKPEGKKIWVKAWVYKFFHQIYEILWQK, via the coding sequence ATGCTGCAAAATCATATTGAAGAAAATATGGTAACTTCCAAAACTGAATTAGACATTTATATTGGCAAATTTTTAAGTAATCGCTATTTAATCAGAGATTTGATAGGTAAAGGGGGTATGGGTAGGGTTTACCTAGCAGAAGACGTAGCTAAAGGAGGTATGCCGGTCGCTATCAAAATTCTCTCACTTAGTTTGGGAGATCAGCAAATGTCTCAACGCTTTGCTAGAGAAATTTTTATTGGCGCTCAATTAGGACGGAAAAGTAAAAATATTGTCCGCATGTTGAGCTACGGTGTCACCGAAGATAAAATTCCATTTTATGTTATGGAGTATCTGCAAGGAAAAAATTTAAAACAAATACTCAAACATCAGGAACTAACAATACCCAAATTTTTAGATATTTGTCAACAAATTTGTTTAGGTTTACAGTGCGCTCACCAAGGAATCAGTCTCAAAGGAGAAATTTATCCCGTGGTTCACAGGGATATTAAACCAGAAAATATATTTATTGTTGAAGATACTAATAAAGGGAATATAGTCAAGATTCTCGATTTTGGGATTGCCAAATTTTTAACAGAGCGTAGCGGGATGACTCTGACTGAATCTTTTATTGGTAGTTTACCTTATTGCTCTCCCGAACACATGGAAGGACGCAAACTACTCGATGTCCGCTCTGATATTTACAGTTTGGGTGTACTGATGTTTGAGATGCTAACAGGAAAACACCCATTCCAGAAAACAAGTAACTCCTTTGGTAGTTGGTATCAGGCTCATCGGTTTCAAGCTCCTCCTACCTTTGAGGATGCAAATTCCCAAGTAAAAATCCCCCAGGAATTACAAAAATTAGTCATGACTTGTTTAGCCAAAGAAGTCAGCGATCGCCCCCAAAATATCCCTGAAATATTAGAAATTTTAGAACAATTTGCCTGGCGGAATGAAAATGATATTTGTATGGGTAGCGATAGCTTTGAAGCTGCTTATCCAGTGCAATTAATCCCTGTAACTTCATTATCAGAAAAAGAATGTTTGCAAAAGACTTGGCCTAAGAACAAACCAATAGCAACAATTGGGTTTCCCTATTTGTTACATACATTACAAGGCACTATACCAACTTTTTGGGCAATGTTACCCAAACAAGAAATTGACAAATTTTTAGATAAAACCCAAGGCACTGAATTTGTTGCCAAAATGAATGTCTATCCAATGCTATTATGGGTAACGGTTTTATATGATGCCGAACTTTCTCTCACACGATGGCTATCTTATTTCTTGAATATGAAAGATAGTAAAGGGCAAAATATAGTCCGTGGTTTAGCAGAAAAAGGCTATTATCATTTGCTATTTTTTTCTCTGGAAGCACCACATAATTGTGTTCATGTAATAACGTTGAATATTAGTGCTAAACAGCGTCAGCAACTTACAGATTGGTTGGCGAATAGTCAAGAAGCTAATGAATTTATTTCTGCCAAACAAGCCCAAATAATTTTGAAGGCAGAATATGAAAGAATTAAAGGTAAAATTTTACGAAAATTAACAGCAAAACCCGAAGGCAAGAAAATTTGGGTTAAAGCTTGGGTATATAAGTTTTTTCATCAAATTTACGAAATTTTATGGCAAAAATAA
- a CDS encoding serine/threonine-protein kinase, with product MKQTAFASRQNTGLLANRYQLQNLIGRGAMGEVFLANDMLLGGLPVAIKFLSQTVSDPEMQQDFVREALMSAALSQQSIHIVRAYDYGVSEQGKPFYVMEYLSGESLKDLMPMSLAMFITITRQICLGLQCAHKGLKMDGEIYPLVHRDIKPANILVIPEPMLGYLVKILDFGIAKFIHNSTTVNTNKGFRGTLPYCSPEQLEGEELDNRSDIYSLGVMMFEMLTGEKPWRPETDYFGAWYKAHHFESPKMITDVKPNLQIPPALNDLIMTCLAKKPSDRPANIALVMQVLDSLNQPINQELKKVRTAPRDTSSAKILTGSGLPLSAEKKSGQLVWPQNKPIQEIVFPQRLDTKQGFVASLWLMLSQPEINSRKHSTCYNQFIFITSPHPMLLWLTVLYNRQLDPKWLPCYLDMQNPQNHQLVYALAEHERYPLIFFTLEAPHKCNHIINSYINSAQRQKLQTWVEQSKHLPPSSQSHLSKNLLKQQYKQMQSRIQQHLVDG from the coding sequence GTGAAGCAAACCGCATTTGCATCTAGACAAAATACAGGGTTACTTGCCAATCGTTATCAACTCCAAAACTTAATTGGTAGGGGAGCTATGGGCGAGGTTTTTTTAGCAAATGATATGTTGCTAGGAGGACTACCAGTTGCGATCAAATTCCTCTCTCAGACAGTTTCAGATCCTGAAATGCAACAAGACTTTGTTCGTGAAGCTCTCATGAGTGCCGCTTTAAGTCAACAAAGCATACATATCGTGCGAGCGTATGATTACGGCGTCAGTGAACAAGGTAAACCATTCTACGTCATGGAATATCTATCTGGCGAAAGTTTAAAAGATTTAATGCCAATGTCTTTGGCAATGTTTATAACTATAACACGCCAGATTTGTTTGGGTTTACAATGTGCCCATAAAGGCTTGAAAATGGACGGCGAAATTTATCCATTAGTCCATAGAGATATCAAGCCAGCGAATATATTAGTTATCCCCGAACCCATGTTAGGTTACTTAGTCAAAATTCTCGATTTTGGTATTGCTAAATTTATACATAATTCCACCACAGTCAACACAAATAAGGGATTTCGTGGCACCTTACCTTATTGTTCTCCAGAACAACTAGAAGGGGAAGAATTAGATAATCGATCCGATATTTATAGCCTGGGAGTAATGATGTTTGAAATGCTCACAGGCGAAAAACCTTGGCGACCAGAAACAGATTACTTTGGCGCTTGGTATAAAGCACATCATTTTGAATCACCAAAAATGATTACCGATGTCAAACCAAATCTGCAAATACCACCAGCCCTCAATGATTTAATCATGACTTGTCTTGCCAAAAAACCAAGCGATCGCCCCGCAAATATCGCTCTGGTTATGCAAGTTTTGGATAGTTTAAATCAGCCCATAAATCAGGAATTAAAAAAAGTTCGGACTGCACCCAGAGATACTTCCTCTGCTAAAATTCTCACTGGTTCTGGATTACCTTTATCAGCAGAAAAAAAATCTGGACAACTTGTCTGGCCTCAAAACAAACCTATTCAAGAAATAGTGTTTCCCCAACGACTAGACACCAAACAAGGATTTGTAGCATCACTATGGCTGATGTTATCTCAACCAGAAATCAATAGCCGTAAGCATTCAACCTGTTACAACCAGTTTATCTTTATCACATCCCCCCACCCCATGCTACTGTGGCTAACAGTCCTCTACAATCGACAACTAGACCCTAAATGGCTACCCTGTTACCTAGATATGCAAAATCCCCAAAATCATCAACTAGTTTATGCATTAGCAGAACATGAACGCTACCCCTTAATTTTCTTTACCCTCGAAGCACCCCACAAATGCAATCACATCATCAACAGTTACATTAATTCAGCACAGCGCCAAAAATTGCAAACCTGGGTAGAACAGAGTAAACATCTACCACCATCTTCTCAATCCCACTTGAGCAAAAACCTCTTAAAGCAGCAATACAAGCAAATGCAATCTCGCATACAGCAGCATCTTGTTGACGGTTGA
- a CDS encoding Uma2 family endonuclease, with protein MKLQTTTQQIKTVTAYYTPEEYLELEEKADHKNEYRDGEITPMTGGTTNHNKLALNLATALNLALNDLDYEVYIGDVKLWIPRYREFTYPDVMVIEGQPVYYSTNTTTVTNPLLIAEVLSKSTKDYDRGDKFLYYRSIPEFKEYILIDQTKYYVMQYVKNSQNQWLLTEYETEDAILNISSINIKLSFKQLYKKINFLENIE; from the coding sequence ATGAAACTGCAAACTACTACCCAACAAATCAAAACAGTTACAGCCTACTATACCCCAGAAGAATATTTAGAACTAGAAGAAAAAGCTGATCATAAAAATGAATATAGAGATGGAGAAATTACACCAATGACTGGTGGAACAACAAATCATAATAAACTGGCATTAAATTTAGCAACTGCCCTGAATTTGGCATTAAATGATTTAGACTATGAAGTTTATATTGGTGATGTAAAATTGTGGATACCACGGTATCGCGAATTTACTTATCCTGATGTTATGGTAATTGAAGGGCAACCTGTTTATTATAGCACAAATACCACAACAGTTACCAATCCTTTGTTAATTGCTGAAGTTTTATCTAAATCTACAAAAGACTATGACCGGGGTGATAAATTTCTCTATTATCGCTCAATTCCCGAATTTAAAGAATATATTTTGATTGATCAAACTAAATATTATGTCATGCAATATGTCAAGAATTCTCAAAATCAATGGCTTTTGACTGAGTATGAAACAGAAGATGCTATCTTAAATATTTCATCAATTAATATTAAATTGTCTTTCAAGCAATTGTATAAAAAAATCAACTTTTTGGAAAATATAGAATAA